Proteins encoded within one genomic window of Episyrphus balteatus chromosome 1, idEpiBalt1.1, whole genome shotgun sequence:
- the LOC129906113 gene encoding uncharacterized protein LOC129906113 — translation MPDNVDKVQEEVIGRVSIKVPPFWKRSPDLWLLQLEAQFHTSAITSDVTKYFNLFGNLEADVLTEVRDVVTSPPATEKYNGLKTRLLAAFQESEQKRLQTLLSGITLDGRRPTQLLSKMRELASSTISEDILRTLWMKQLPNTTQSILSCSANQELKTLAEIADKISDVYSNSDVASVSKPSSISEISELKNQIASLQKDIEQLKVSRSRSSSRSKNFIRNKSKSRNQKMCYYHRRFGKQARKCQEPCQFQTGN, via the coding sequence ATGCCTGACAACGTAGACAAGGTCCAAGAAGAGGTTATTGGCAGAGTTTCCATCAAAGTTCCACCATTTTGGAAGCGGAGCCCTGACCTGTGGCTCCTCCAGCTTGAAGCCCAGTTCCACACCAGTGCAATCACATCTGATGTCACAAAGTATTTCAATCTTTTTGGAAACCTTGAAGCAGATGTCCTCACCGAAGTTCGAGATGTAGTCACCAGCCCTCCTGCTACAGAAAAATACAATGGTCTGAAGACTCGACTTCTAGCAGCGTTTCAAGAATCTGAGCAGAAAAGACTCCAGACCCTTCTCAGTGGCATTACTCTCGATGGAAGACGACCAACTCAGCTGCTTTCTAAGATGAGAGAGCTTGCGTCATCCACTATTTCTGAAGACATCCTCAGAACCTTATGGATGAAGCAGCTCCCTAACACCACCCAGTCCATCCTGTCGTGTAGTGCCAACCAAGAACTCAAGACTTTGGCAGAAATCGCAGATAAAATTTCTGACGTTTATTCCAATTCAGATGTTGCTTCTGTCTCAAAGCCTTCCAGCATTTCTGAAATTTCTGAGTTAAAAAATCAGATTGCTTCTCTTCAAAAGGATATTGAGCAACTTAAAGTATCCAGAAGCCGAAGCTCTTCacgttccaaaaattttatccgGAATAAATCGAAGtcaagaaatcaaaaaatgtgcTACTACCACCGTCGATTTGGCAAACAAGCAAGAAAGTGCCAAGAACCTTGCCAGTTTCAGACGGGAAACTAA